The following proteins are encoded in a genomic region of Vigna radiata var. radiata cultivar VC1973A unplaced genomic scaffold, Vradiata_ver6 scaffold_7, whole genome shotgun sequence:
- the LOC106753929 gene encoding potassium transporter 4 yields MEPESGTSASRNPSQLSWVNLSRNLILAYQSFGVVYGDLSTSPLYVFTSAFRGKLLDHHDEETIFGTFSLIFWTLTLIPLLKYVFILLSADDNGEGGTFALYSLLCRHAKFNLLPNQQAADEELSSYKYGPSSQAAASSPLKRFLEKHKRLRTALLVVVLFGACMVVGDGVLTPAISVLASVSGLKVTEKKLTDGELVLLACVILVGLFALQHCGTHKVAFMFAPIVIIWLVSIFSVGLYNTIHWNPQIVRAISPYYIIKFFSKTGKEGWVSLGGILLCITGTEAMYADLGHFTASSIRLAFAFVIYPCLVVQYMGQAAFLSKNLNSVDNSFYDSIPEPVFWPVFVIATLAAIVGSQAVITATFSIIKQCHALGCFPRVKVVHTSKHIYGQIYIPEINWILMILTLAITIGFQDTTIIGNAYGLACMTVMFVTTFLMTLVAIFVWQKSVFIAIAFLLFFWVIEGVYLSAAFIKVPQGGWVPLVLSFFFMAVMYVWHYGTRRKYSYDLHNKVSLKWLLGLGPSLGIVRVPGIGLIYTELATGIPAIFSHFVTNLPAFHRVLVFVCVKSVPVPYVSPEERFLIGRVCPRPYRMYRCIVRYGYKDIQRDDGDFENHLIQSIAEFIQMEAVEPQFSSSEASSLDGRMAVISSRNLEYTSSLIVSEQEDVGVDISIPSSRSVTLRSLQSVYDDESPQVRRRRVRFQLPENPGMNPDVKEELLDLIQAKDAGVAYIMGHSYVKARKSSSFLKKLVIDIGYSFLRKNCRGPAVALNIPHISLIEVGMIYYV; encoded by the exons ATGGAACCAGAATCTGGAACTTCCGCTTCTCGGAATCCTTCTCAG TTGTCCTGGGTGAATCTCTCTCGGAATCTAATATTAGCATATCAAAGCTTTGGTGTGGTGTATGGGGATCTGAGCACTTCACCTCTCTATGTGTTCACGAGTGCGTTCAGGGGAAAGTTACTGGATCACCATGATGAAGAAACAATATTTGGCACTTTTTCGTTGATTTTTTGGACCCTTACTCTGATTCCGTTGCTTAAATATGTATTCATCTTATTGAGTGCTGATGACAACGGGGAAG GTGGAACATTTGCTCTTTATTCTCTGCTCTGCAGACATGCCAAGTTTAACTTACTCCCCAATCAACAAGCAGCTGATGAGGAGCTATCATCCTATAAATATGGCCCATCTTCACAGGCTGCAGCCTCTTCTCCATTGAAGAGGTTTCTAGAGAAACATAAAAGGTTAAGAACAGCCCTGCTTGTTGTGGTACTGTTTGGTGCTTGCATGGTCGTTGGTGATGGTGTGCTTACTCCAGCAATTTCAG TTCTTGCATCAGTATCAGGATTAAAAGTGACAGAAAAGAAATTAACAGATG GTGAACTTGTCCTGCTTGCCTGTGTCATATTGGTTGGACTGTTTGCTCTCCAACATTGTGGCACGCACAAAGTAGCATTTATGTTTGCTCCAATTGTAATTATCTGGCTTGTATCAATATTTTCTGTTGGGCTGTATAATACAATTCATTGGAATCCACAAATAGTCCGTGCTATATCACCATATTATATCATAAAGTTTTTTAGCAAGACTGGTAAAGAAGGTTGGGTTTCTCTTGGAGGGATACTTCTCTGTATCACTG GAACTGAAGCTATGTATGCAGATCTTGGTCATTTCACTGCTTCGTCAATAAGG CTTGCATTTGCGTTTGTTATATACCCATGTTTGGTAGTACAGTACATGGGCCAAGCTGCTTTCCTGTCTAAAAACCTCAACTCTGTTGATAACAGTTTTTATGACTCGATACCTG AACCTGTATTTTGGCCTGTTTTTGTTATTGCCACCCTTGCTGCTATTGTTGGGAGTCAAGCGGTTATAACTGCAACTTTCTCAATCATCAAGCAGTGTCATGCACTTGGTTGCTTTCCCCGTGTTAAAGTTGTACACACCTCAAAACATATATATGGACAGATCTATATCCCAGAAATCAATTGGATACTTATGATCTTAACTCTTGCTATAACCATTGGATTTCAGGACACAACCATAATTGGAAATGCATATG GACTTGCTTGTATGACAGTTATGTTTGTAACTACATTTCTGATGACACTAGTCGCAATCTTTGTCTGGCAGAAAAGTGTATTCATTGCTAtagcatttcttttattcttttgggTGATAGAGGGAGTATATCTATCAGCAGCATTCATCAAAGTGCCTCAGGGAGGATGGGTTCCTCTTGTCTTATCGTTCTTCTTCATGGCTGTTATGTACGTGTGGCATTATGGAACTCGTCGGAAGTACAGCTATGATCTGCACAACAAAGTTTCATTGAAATGGTTACTGGGCTTGGGTCCGAGCCTTGGCATTGTTCGTGTCCCAGGGATTGGTCTCATCTATACTGAACTAGCTACCGGAATACCTGCTATATTTTCCCATTTTGTAACAAACCTTCCTGCATTTCACAGGGTGCTAGTTTTTGTTTGTGTAAAATCAGTTCCTGTTCCATATGTTTCACCTGAAGAACGTTTCCTTATCGGGCGAGTTTGTCCCAGACCATATCGAATGTATAGGTGTATTGTCAGATATGGTTACAAGGACATTCAAAGGGATGATGGAGATTTTGAGAATCATCTTATACAGAGTATAGCAGAATTTATCCAAATGGAAGCAGTGGAACCCCAGTTTTCAAGTTCTGAAGCTTCTTCACTTGATGGGAGGATGGCTGTTATAAGTTCTAGAAACTTAGAATATACTTCAAGTTTAATTGTTTCAGAGCAAGAGGATGTTGGCGTGGACATATCCATCCCTAGCAGCAGATCTGTAACCCTAAGAAGTTTGCAATCGGTCTATGATGATGAAAGCCCACAAGTTAGAAGGCGAAGAGTAAGATTTCAGCTACCAGAAAATCCTGGCATGAATCCAGATGTCAAGGAAGAGCTTTTGGATTTAATTCAAGCCAAGGACGCTGGGGTTGCATATATCATGGGGCACTCGTATGTGAAGGCAAGGAAATCATCCTCATTCCTGAAAAAACTTGTGATTGATATTGGCTATTCATTTCTGCGGAAGAATTGCAGGGGTCCAGCTGTAGCTCTTAACATTCCTCACATTAGTCTTATCGAAGTTGGAATGATATATTATGTGTAG